A stretch of Candidatus Acidiferrales bacterium DNA encodes these proteins:
- a CDS encoding isocitrate dehydrogenase (NAD(+)), producing MAHTITLIPGDGIGPEVAAATCQMIAATGVKIEWETVQVEPPGEALPGEVLSKELIQSLERTRVGLKGPITTPIAEGRASVNVALRKAFELYANVRPIQNIPGVRATHPNIDLIIVRENTEGEYSGIEHEVVPGVVESLKIITERASTRVARFAFEMARRLGRKKIAVVHKANIMKMSDGLFLRCSRRIAGEFPEIEYKEVLVDNACMQLVMNPHQFDVLLLENLYGDIVSDLCAGLVGGLGVVPGANLGDGCAIFEAVHGTAPDIAGKQLANPTALALSAALMLRHLGEKGAADRLEKAIHRVYAEGKHLTPDVGGSATTGEFTRAVILAVA from the coding sequence ATGGCGCACACGATCACTTTGATACCCGGCGATGGCATTGGGCCGGAGGTAGCGGCAGCAACCTGCCAGATGATTGCCGCCACGGGGGTGAAAATCGAGTGGGAGACGGTTCAGGTGGAACCGCCCGGGGAAGCTCTGCCCGGGGAGGTCTTGAGCAAAGAGCTGATCCAATCGCTTGAGCGCACCCGCGTCGGCCTGAAAGGGCCGATCACGACGCCGATTGCTGAGGGCCGGGCGAGCGTCAACGTGGCCCTCCGGAAAGCCTTTGAGCTGTACGCCAACGTTCGGCCGATCCAAAATATTCCCGGCGTCCGCGCCACCCATCCCAACATTGACCTCATCATCGTCCGGGAGAACACCGAGGGGGAATATTCGGGGATCGAACATGAAGTTGTTCCGGGCGTCGTCGAGAGCTTGAAAATCATCACCGAGCGGGCTTCCACACGAGTGGCTCGATTTGCCTTCGAGATGGCCAGGCGGCTGGGGCGGAAAAAAATTGCGGTGGTGCACAAGGCCAACATCATGAAAATGTCAGATGGGCTGTTTCTGCGTTGCAGCCGGCGCATCGCCGGGGAATTTCCCGAAATCGAGTACAAAGAGGTCCTGGTGGATAACGCCTGCATGCAACTGGTCATGAACCCGCACCAGTTTGACGTGCTGTTGCTCGAAAACCTGTATGGCGATATTGTGTCGGACCTTTGCGCCGGGCTGGTGGGCGGGCTGGGCGTGGTCCCCGGCGCCAATCTGGGGGATGGCTGCGCCATCTTTGAGGCCGTCCACGGCACCGCCCCCGACATTGCCGGGAAACAACTGGCGAATCCCACTGCCCTGGCGCTGTCGGCCGCTCTTATGCTGCGACACCTGGGGGAAAAGGGTGCCGCGGATCGGCTGGAGAAAGCCATCCACCGCGTCTATGCGGAAGGAAAACACTTGACGCCGGATGTCGGCGGGAGCGCCACCACCGGCGAATTCACGCGCGCGGTCATCCTCGCCGTGGCCTAG
- the ccoS gene encoding cbb3-type cytochrome oxidase assembly protein CcoS, whose protein sequence is MSEAALGILLMFICLLMALGFLLVFVWAVRDRKFRDIEGIKHPMLEEDKEFRSEAETLPRHTR, encoded by the coding sequence GTGAGCGAAGCCGCGCTTGGCATCCTGCTGATGTTTATCTGTCTCTTGATGGCCCTTGGTTTTCTTCTGGTTTTCGTTTGGGCAGTCCGCGACCGCAAATTCCGCGATATCGAGGGGATCAAGCACCCGATGCTTGAAGAAGATAAGGAATTCCGCTCGGAAGCGGAAACTCTCCCCCGCCACACCCGATAA
- a CDS encoding cupin domain-containing protein, with protein sequence MKGISARRLATLVLLPVVAIGLAATIEGLPNQAPPDSPHYFSVNYQNAQWQKIVPELGDASPEITILRVDSKTQATHLLIRNPRKIHVPLHWHSANETHTVLAGTMVFECEGKRDVLGPGSFNYIPARMVHQAWLPDGGLVLITVDAAWDINWVQGPPTPADVGVEPPRNSAD encoded by the coding sequence ATGAAAGGAATCTCAGCTCGGAGGCTTGCAACGTTGGTTCTTCTGCCGGTTGTCGCCATCGGACTCGCCGCGACAATCGAGGGGCTGCCCAACCAGGCCCCTCCCGATTCACCCCACTACTTCTCTGTGAACTATCAGAACGCCCAGTGGCAGAAAATCGTTCCGGAACTGGGCGACGCCTCCCCGGAAATCACGATCTTGCGCGTTGACTCCAAGACTCAGGCGACGCATCTGCTTATTCGTAATCCGCGAAAGATACATGTCCCCCTGCACTGGCACAGCGCGAATGAGACCCACACTGTACTTGCGGGCACCATGGTGTTTGAGTGCGAAGGCAAGCGGGATGTGCTGGGTCCGGGATCATTTAACTACATTCCGGCCCGGATGGTTCATCAGGCCTGGCTGCCCGACGGCGGGTTGGTGCTGATCACTGTGGATGCTGCCTGGGACATCAACTGGGTGCAGGGCCCACCGACTCCAGCTGATGTTGGCGTGGAACCCCCGCGCAATTCCGCAGACTAG
- a CDS encoding tetratricopeptide repeat protein, whose protein sequence is MNLGDFFRRDVVDFAIGKDLDSAIAEQLARIDRDPQEAEPYCALGVFFRMQGRIEDAIQMHQRALELEPNYALPHRELGQIHAVRGNYEEAWQHAREAARLGDRSLLGLLERYQPGFPI, encoded by the coding sequence GTGAACCTCGGAGATTTTTTCCGCCGCGACGTTGTGGACTTTGCCATCGGCAAAGACCTCGACTCGGCCATCGCCGAGCAATTGGCCCGCATTGACCGGGATCCTCAGGAGGCCGAGCCGTATTGCGCCCTGGGAGTTTTTTTCCGCATGCAGGGCAGGATCGAAGACGCCATCCAGATGCACCAGCGCGCCCTCGAGCTGGAGCCGAACTATGCGCTTCCACACCGGGAACTGGGACAGATCCATGCGGTTCGGGGAAATTACGAAGAGGCGTGGCAACATGCGCGTGAAGCGGCGCGGCTCGGCGACCGCTCGTTGCTCGGACTTCTGGAGCGATATCAGCCCGGATTTCCGATTTGA
- a CDS encoding YkgJ family cysteine cluster protein codes for MTKQEIYRAYEEVQGMVKREFDRNLQVFGDRIQCRRGCSSCCYQLFEITAIEAAYLARWLKTQPAEEQADLKARAERYREARARLLQNWRGNRNLVQIEGKLPGEGLRLACPALGYDGACRVYEARPLVCRKYGMPIFNPEHPDRLGACELNFQDGQTIPSDEIIRNQSLIHHRWQEVQEQSRSSLPAGTGPMTVADAILFDYDEALDREQGQ; via the coding sequence GTGACCAAACAAGAAATCTACCGCGCCTATGAGGAAGTCCAGGGAATGGTCAAGCGGGAGTTTGACCGGAACCTGCAGGTGTTTGGCGACCGCATACAGTGCCGGCGCGGCTGCAGCTCCTGTTGCTATCAGTTGTTTGAGATCACCGCCATCGAGGCTGCCTACCTGGCCCGCTGGCTCAAGACCCAGCCCGCAGAAGAACAGGCCGACCTGAAAGCCAGAGCCGAGCGCTACCGCGAGGCCCGGGCGCGGTTACTCCAGAACTGGCGCGGCAACCGCAACCTCGTCCAAATCGAGGGAAAACTGCCCGGCGAAGGCTTGCGGCTCGCTTGCCCCGCCCTCGGCTACGATGGCGCCTGCCGCGTCTATGAGGCTCGGCCGCTCGTCTGCCGCAAGTATGGCATGCCCATCTTTAATCCCGAGCATCCCGATCGCCTCGGCGCCTGCGAGCTCAACTTCCAGGACGGCCAAACCATCCCTTCCGACGAAATCATCCGCAACCAATCCCTCATCCACCACCGCTGGCAAGAGGTCCAGGAGCAAAGCCGAAGCAGTTTGCCCGCGGGCACCGGCCCGATGACCGTTGCCGATGCCATTCTCTTTGACTATGATGAAGCTCTCGACCGGGAGCAGGGGCAATGA
- a CDS encoding BadF/BadG/BcrA/BcrD ATPase family protein, protein MSAENQKLLYMGVDVGSTTVKVVVVDPDTDKMLWSDYQRHDTKQPEKTLEFLKRVENDIPGVPPEQYRVFITGSGGSTVAKFIGAKFVQEVNAVSLAVEKLYPECGSVIELGGQDAKIIIFKEDPETGKKKKLPSMNDKCAGGTGAVIDKINAKLRIPSEELCKMGYNGLRLHPVAGKCGVFAETDINSLQKQGVEPPELMASLFEAIIQQNLSVLTRGNTLRPVVLLLGGPNTYIQGMQDCWKANIPKVWEERGYPLPEGVDPKTLIRTPENAQYFAALGACEYGKTEDPGVGLYKGYKELEWFINVGRNEEKMKKGGGAGLSKSEEDLQAFKDRFKHKKFLPATFQPGEVVRCFVGVDGGSTSTKAVLLSTDKKLLVKAYQLSKGNPIEDTMEMFAKLRKQVEDQGAGLEILGVACTGYAKDILKDAICADAGIVETVAHTQASLHFYHDVDVICDVGGQDIKIIILKDGRVKDFKLNTQCSAGNGYFLQSTAEGFGISVEQYADAAFGAKAFPQFGYGCAVFMQSDIVDFQRQGWKAEEIMAGLANVLPKNIWLYVSQIPNLASLGRNFVLQGGTQHNLAAVKAQVDFIESRFKGKPIQPNVRVHEHCGEAGAIGAALEAARLFENGMKTRFIGLDAVASISYKTARSEDTRCYFCKNKCLRTFIDVKSSTPNPDYKPPVKTKVPLEPGSQRLIIATCEKGTVENVDDMRNIKSGLDAIKKENPNLVELAAKAAFRSYSPPIVADPLSKHAFTKAQKRRLELIKKRATIKIGIPRLLNQYSTGPFWTAYFESLGVQPENIIWSDFTSEQLYKEGCKRGAIDPCFPSKIGIPHTHNLLYVHHPKKKLDIIFFPMIDSLTTDLTHTQSNRACPTVTATPASVKAAFTKEGDVFKEKGVRYVDTLVVMNDTPLLARQMYQDWADILGLSEEENFRAVLEGNKAMNLFTNVVLRGTAREVLDKIESEDKIGIVLLGRPYHNDPGVNHEILDEFQKLGYPVFAQDSLPIDDDIIWRLFGEEVQQGQIPDPMAITDVWKNSYSENTSRKVWVAKYVARHPNLVALELSSFKCGHDAPIYSVVEEIVEHSGTPYFCFKDIDENKPTGSIRIRVETIGYFLKRYREDIVRNKAKKAEVEAKLRHYEEQLRRGLEGNRAADELEFDEDFIPRGDSLAPEATIHAAGNDGAAISGD, encoded by the coding sequence ATGAGCGCCGAAAATCAAAAATTGCTCTACATGGGCGTGGACGTGGGTTCGACCACCGTTAAGGTCGTCGTCGTGGATCCCGATACCGACAAGATGCTCTGGTCGGACTACCAGCGCCACGACACCAAGCAGCCGGAAAAGACTCTCGAGTTTTTGAAGCGCGTCGAGAACGATATCCCCGGAGTTCCCCCGGAACAGTACCGGGTCTTTATTACCGGGTCGGGCGGGAGCACGGTCGCCAAGTTTATCGGCGCGAAATTCGTGCAAGAAGTGAATGCCGTTTCGCTCGCCGTCGAAAAACTCTACCCCGAGTGCGGGTCAGTCATTGAGCTGGGCGGGCAGGATGCCAAGATCATCATTTTCAAGGAAGACCCCGAAACCGGCAAAAAGAAGAAGCTGCCCTCCATGAACGACAAATGTGCCGGCGGCACCGGGGCGGTCATTGACAAAATCAACGCCAAACTCCGCATTCCGTCGGAAGAGCTTTGCAAGATGGGCTATAACGGCTTGAGGCTCCACCCGGTGGCGGGGAAGTGCGGCGTCTTTGCCGAGACGGACATCAACTCTCTTCAGAAGCAGGGCGTTGAGCCGCCGGAGTTGATGGCGTCCCTTTTCGAAGCCATTATTCAACAGAACCTCTCCGTGCTTACCCGGGGCAATACCCTGCGGCCGGTTGTGCTGCTGCTCGGCGGCCCGAACACCTACATCCAGGGCATGCAGGACTGCTGGAAGGCGAATATCCCGAAAGTCTGGGAGGAGCGCGGCTATCCCTTGCCGGAAGGGGTGGATCCGAAGACGCTCATCCGCACGCCCGAAAACGCTCAGTACTTCGCCGCCCTCGGCGCTTGCGAGTATGGCAAGACAGAAGACCCGGGCGTCGGCCTCTACAAGGGTTACAAGGAGCTCGAGTGGTTTATCAACGTCGGCCGTAATGAAGAGAAGATGAAGAAAGGCGGCGGCGCCGGCCTGTCGAAGTCGGAAGAAGACCTTCAGGCCTTCAAGGACCGTTTCAAGCACAAGAAGTTTCTTCCGGCCACCTTCCAGCCCGGCGAAGTTGTTCGATGCTTTGTCGGCGTGGACGGCGGCTCGACCTCGACCAAGGCCGTGCTCCTTTCCACCGACAAGAAGTTGCTGGTGAAGGCCTACCAGCTTTCCAAGGGCAATCCCATCGAAGACACCATGGAAATGTTCGCCAAGCTGCGCAAGCAGGTGGAAGACCAGGGCGCCGGTTTGGAAATCCTGGGCGTTGCCTGCACCGGGTACGCCAAGGACATTTTGAAGGACGCGATCTGCGCCGATGCCGGAATTGTCGAGACGGTCGCCCACACCCAGGCGTCGCTTCACTTCTATCACGATGTGGATGTGATCTGCGACGTCGGCGGCCAGGACATCAAGATCATCATCCTGAAAGACGGCCGGGTAAAGGACTTCAAGTTGAATACGCAGTGCTCGGCCGGGAATGGCTACTTCTTGCAGTCCACCGCCGAAGGCTTCGGCATTTCCGTCGAGCAGTATGCCGACGCGGCCTTTGGCGCCAAAGCCTTCCCGCAGTTCGGCTACGGCTGTGCCGTCTTCATGCAGTCCGATATCGTGGACTTTCAGCGGCAGGGTTGGAAGGCTGAGGAAATCATGGCCGGACTCGCCAACGTCCTGCCCAAGAACATCTGGCTCTATGTCAGCCAGATTCCAAACCTGGCCTCGCTCGGCCGCAATTTTGTTTTGCAGGGCGGCACGCAGCACAACCTGGCGGCGGTGAAGGCGCAGGTGGACTTCATTGAATCGCGCTTTAAGGGCAAGCCCATCCAGCCCAACGTGCGCGTCCACGAGCATTGCGGGGAAGCCGGCGCCATCGGCGCTGCCCTCGAGGCGGCTCGCCTGTTCGAAAATGGGATGAAGACGCGCTTCATCGGCCTCGATGCCGTCGCCTCCATTAGCTACAAGACGGCCCGCAGCGAAGATACCCGCTGCTACTTCTGCAAGAACAAGTGCCTGCGCACCTTCATTGACGTGAAGTCGTCAACCCCCAATCCCGACTACAAGCCGCCCGTCAAGACCAAAGTGCCGCTCGAACCGGGCTCGCAGCGGTTGATCATTGCCACTTGCGAGAAGGGCACCGTCGAAAACGTGGACGATATGCGCAACATCAAGTCCGGTCTCGACGCCATCAAGAAGGAAAATCCGAACCTGGTCGAGCTGGCCGCCAAGGCTGCTTTCCGCAGCTACTCGCCGCCGATCGTCGCCGACCCGCTCTCCAAGCATGCCTTCACCAAGGCGCAAAAGCGGCGCCTCGAGCTGATAAAGAAGCGGGCGACCATCAAGATCGGCATCCCGCGCCTCCTGAACCAGTACTCAACCGGGCCTTTCTGGACGGCCTACTTTGAATCGCTGGGCGTACAGCCGGAGAATATCATCTGGTCGGACTTTACCAGCGAACAGCTTTATAAGGAAGGTTGCAAACGCGGCGCCATTGACCCCTGCTTCCCCTCCAAAATCGGCATCCCGCACACCCACAACCTGCTCTATGTCCATCACCCGAAGAAGAAACTCGACATCATCTTCTTCCCCATGATTGACTCGTTGACCACCGACCTGACCCACACCCAGAGCAACCGCGCCTGCCCCACCGTAACCGCCACCCCGGCTTCGGTGAAAGCAGCCTTCACCAAGGAAGGCGATGTCTTCAAGGAAAAGGGCGTGCGTTACGTGGATACGCTCGTCGTGATGAACGACACTCCCTTGTTGGCGCGGCAGATGTATCAGGACTGGGCCGATATTCTGGGTCTTTCCGAAGAAGAGAATTTCCGCGCCGTCCTGGAAGGCAACAAGGCGATGAACCTCTTCACCAACGTGGTTTTGCGCGGCACCGCCCGCGAGGTGCTCGACAAGATTGAGAGCGAGGATAAGATCGGCATCGTGCTTCTCGGCCGGCCGTACCACAACGACCCCGGCGTCAACCACGAAATCCTCGATGAATTCCAGAAGCTCGGCTACCCCGTCTTCGCTCAAGACTCTTTGCCCATTGACGACGACATTATCTGGCGGCTGTTCGGCGAGGAAGTTCAGCAGGGCCAGATCCCGGACCCCATGGCCATCACCGACGTCTGGAAGAACTCTTACAGCGAAAACACCAGCCGGAAAGTCTGGGTGGCCAAGTACGTGGCCCGCCACCCCAACCTGGTGGCCTTGGAGCTTTCGAGCTTCAAATGCGGCCACGACGCCCCCATCTATTCGGTGGTGGAAGAGATCGTCGAGCACTCCGGCACACCCTATTTCTGTTTCAAGGACATTGACGAGAACAAGCCCACCGGCTCGATCAGGATCCGGGTCGAGACCATCGGCTATTTCCTTAAGCGCTACCGCGAAGACATCGTCCGCAACAAGGCCAAAAAGGCCGAGGTCGAGGCCAAATTGCGCCATTACGAAGAGCAACTCCGCCGCGGCTTGGAAGGGAACAGAGCCGCTGATGAGTTGGAATTCGACGAGGACTTCATTCCCCGGGGCGATTCCCTTGCCCCGGAAGCCACCATCCATGCCGCGGGGAATGACGGTGCCGCGATTTCCGGCGATTAA
- a CDS encoding MBL fold metallo-hydrolase, whose amino-acid sequence MIHEILPVGWLQCNCSIVADEKSKEAAVIDPGDEVEKILEIIRRYDLKVRYLINTHAHIDHVGGLLELRKSTGAPVLMHAEDLELYRNLETQALMIGVPAPPRAEVDGFLKEGDRLTWGALEARVLHTPGHTRGSISLLMPGSTPAVQEPNQDSRDRLFAGDTLFQGSIGRTDLWGGSFKAIMRSIRDKLLVLADETIVFPGHGPATTIGKEREWNPFLQDI is encoded by the coding sequence ATGATCCATGAAATTTTGCCCGTCGGGTGGCTGCAATGCAACTGCTCGATTGTGGCTGACGAAAAAAGCAAAGAAGCAGCCGTGATTGATCCCGGCGACGAGGTTGAAAAGATCCTCGAGATCATTCGCCGCTATGACCTCAAGGTTCGCTACCTGATCAATACCCACGCCCACATTGACCATGTCGGTGGGTTGCTCGAGTTGCGGAAGAGCACGGGCGCGCCGGTTCTGATGCACGCCGAGGATCTCGAGCTCTATCGCAATCTGGAGACCCAGGCGTTGATGATTGGCGTGCCGGCGCCGCCGCGGGCGGAAGTGGACGGATTCTTGAAAGAGGGCGACCGCCTGACCTGGGGAGCGCTCGAGGCCCGAGTCCTGCACACCCCGGGGCATACTCGCGGCAGCATCAGCCTCCTCATGCCCGGAAGTACACCGGCCGTTCAAGAACCAAATCAAGATTCGCGAGACCGGCTCTTTGCCGGCGATACGTTGTTCCAGGGCAGTATCGGACGCACCGACCTGTGGGGCGGCTCCTTCAAGGCCATCATGCGCTCGATTCGGGACAAGCTATTGGTCTTGGCAGACGAGACGATTGTCTTCCCCGGCCACGGCCCGGCCACAACTATTGGAAAAGAACGCGAGTGGAATCCCTTCCTGCAGGATATTTAG